In one Steroidobacteraceae bacterium genomic region, the following are encoded:
- the secB gene encoding protein-export chaperone SecB — MAESQQPISSTADGEGPQLMLQNVYLKDCSFESPNGPRVDGNWNPEVSMDLQTGSSVLEGDLREVLLTITVKAQQNDKPVFLVEVKQAGSFLMRGLTEADSRRAVASVCPTVLFPYARAVVSHLVSQGGFPQFLLPAVNFENLYANSVAQAGNATRN; from the coding sequence ATGGCCGAATCGCAGCAACCCATTTCGTCGACGGCAGACGGCGAAGGCCCGCAGCTGATGCTGCAGAATGTCTACCTGAAGGACTGCTCCTTCGAGTCGCCGAACGGCCCGCGTGTCGACGGCAACTGGAACCCCGAAGTGTCGATGGACCTGCAGACCGGTTCGAGCGTGCTCGAAGGCGATCTGCGCGAAGTGCTGCTCACGATCACCGTCAAGGCACAGCAGAATGACAAGCCGGTGTTTCTGGTCGAGGTCAAACAGGCGGGAAGCTTTCTGATGCGCGGCCTTACCGAGGCGGACAGCCGTCGCGCAGTGGCAAGCGTTTGTCCCACCGTGTTGTTCCCCTATGCGCGCGCAGTCGTATCGCATCTGGTGTCGCAGGGCGGTTTCCCGCAGTTCCTGCTGCCGGCGGTGAATTTCGAAAACCTGTACGCCAACTCCGTTGCCCAGGCCGGCAACGCGACGCGCAACTGA
- the grxC gene encoding glutaredoxin 3, with translation MAKVVMYSTAWCPYCARARNLLKRKGVAVEEIDIDGGASLRDEMIARSGRRTVPQIFIDSQHVGGCDDLFAIEESGKLDAMLAAGN, from the coding sequence ATGGCCAAGGTCGTCATGTATTCAACTGCGTGGTGCCCGTATTGCGCACGTGCCCGCAATCTCCTCAAGCGCAAAGGCGTCGCGGTCGAGGAAATCGACATTGACGGCGGAGCGTCGCTGCGCGATGAAATGATCGCCCGCAGCGGCCGCCGCACGGTACCGCAGATATTCATCGATTCGCAGCACGTTGGCGGCTGCGATGATCTGTTCGCAATCGAAGAATCCGGCAAGCTGGACGCAATGCTCGCCGCCGGCAACTGA
- a CDS encoding tRNA (cytidine(34)-2'-O)-methyltransferase — MFEIVLFEPEIPPNTGNIIRLCANTGARLALIRPLGFELNARSLRRAGLDYAALASVDVHNSLEDYLAARAPSRLIAVETGRGTRYDAMRYRAGDAFLFGPESRGLPEQVCSLDGLACCVHLPMLTTERSLNLANAVSVVVYEAWRQIGFVPRAPS, encoded by the coding sequence ATGTTCGAAATCGTGCTGTTCGAGCCGGAGATTCCTCCCAATACCGGCAATATCATTCGCCTTTGCGCCAATACCGGCGCGCGGCTCGCATTGATACGCCCGCTCGGCTTCGAGCTGAATGCACGTTCGCTGCGCCGCGCGGGTCTCGATTACGCTGCACTTGCGAGCGTCGATGTACACAACAGCCTCGAGGACTACCTTGCGGCGCGTGCGCCTTCGCGATTGATCGCTGTTGAAACCGGACGCGGTACGCGCTACGACGCAATGCGCTACCGTGCCGGGGACGCGTTTCTCTTCGGTCCCGAATCGCGCGGTTTGCCGGAGCAGGTCTGCAGCCTCGATGGCCTGGCCTGCTGCGTCCATCTGCCCATGTTGACGACGGAGCGCAGTCTGAATCTGGCCAATGCAGTGTCCGTCGTCGTCTATGAAGCCTGGCGTCAGATCGGCTTCGTCCCGCGAGCACCGAGCTAG
- a CDS encoding rhodanese-like domain-containing protein → MNALQQHFDRHPLLVAAALAAAVLLAIYEFIRYHRKQATISPQELIRLQNHGALVLDLRDGEAFSQGHIGGARQFAAGDILDAGAKLGKYKDKPLVVYCDTGGLAGSAVRQLVAQGFKHAFALSGGLGSWRAENLPLTKAS, encoded by the coding sequence ATGAACGCGCTACAGCAACATTTCGACCGTCATCCGCTGCTCGTCGCTGCTGCCTTGGCAGCTGCGGTGCTGCTCGCGATCTACGAATTCATCCGCTATCACCGCAAACAGGCCACGATATCTCCGCAGGAGCTGATCAGGCTGCAGAACCATGGTGCCCTGGTGCTCGACTTGCGGGACGGCGAGGCCTTCAGCCAGGGACACATCGGCGGCGCCAGGCAATTCGCGGCGGGCGATATTCTCGATGCCGGTGCCAAGCTTGGCAAATACAAGGACAAGCCGCTTGTCGTCTACTGCGACACCGGCGGGCTGGCGGGATCGGCAGTCAGGCAGCTGGTCGCCCAGGGGTTCAAGCACGCCTTCGCCCTGAGTGGCGGACTCGGCAGCTGGCGCGCTGAGAACCTGCCGCTCACCAAAGCGTCCTGA
- a CDS encoding SRPBCC domain-containing protein: MSRSRRGYALKVEIRAAPGRVWTALSQQAEFLRWWMEPAELDLRADGSLRAQLDAQHEIDMLVDIFDPPKRLRLIHLPSTAVPAFEGVVVDDLLLETAPQGTIFRILGSGFPAEKGFERSYLRLRRSWERNMARLKVYLEKVSKESP, from the coding sequence ATGAGCCGCTCGCGACGCGGCTACGCGCTCAAGGTCGAGATTCGCGCGGCGCCCGGGCGCGTCTGGACCGCGCTGTCGCAACAGGCGGAATTCCTGCGCTGGTGGATGGAACCGGCAGAGCTCGATCTGCGCGCCGACGGCAGCCTGCGCGCCCAGCTCGACGCCCAGCATGAGATCGACATGCTCGTCGATATCTTCGACCCACCCAAGCGATTGCGCCTGATTCATCTGCCGAGCACGGCCGTGCCGGCATTCGAGGGAGTCGTGGTCGACGACCTGCTGCTTGAAACGGCCCCGCAGGGCACCATATTCAGGATACTGGGATCGGGATTTCCGGCCGAGAAGGGTTTCGAGCGCAGCTATTTGAGACTGCGGCGCAGCTGGGAGCGTAACATGGCCCGATTGAAGGTTTATCTGGAAAAGGTCAGCAAGGAATCTCCATGA
- a CDS encoding NAD(P)H-dependent glycerol-3-phosphate dehydrogenase — MTSHSPTPPGITVIGAGSWGTALAIQFARSGQATRLWGRDEAQLGDMQRLRCNLRYLPDARFPQSLQIANSLDEALAQARDVLVAVPSHALRSTLESLKPRLGATTRLAWATKGFEHETGKLPHQVAAEVLGADRRVAVLSGPTFAREVGAGLPTAMTIAARDESYARELAEAVAAPNFRAYTSTDIIGVEVGGAVKNALAVGAGLADGLGFGANTRIALITRGLAEMVRLGVALGGERDTFMGLAGLGDLVLTCTDDLSRNRRFGLLLASGHATNEALARIGQVVEGYGAARAVRAVATRHSVTMPIIDGIYATLYEGVPAREVVHGLMTRPIKSETA, encoded by the coding sequence ATGACTTCCCACTCCCCGACGCCGCCCGGCATCACGGTCATAGGCGCCGGGTCCTGGGGCACCGCGCTCGCAATCCAGTTTGCGCGCAGTGGGCAGGCAACGCGCCTGTGGGGGCGGGATGAGGCCCAGCTTGGCGACATGCAGAGGTTACGCTGCAATTTGCGCTACCTCCCCGATGCCCGATTTCCGCAGTCCCTGCAGATCGCGAACTCGCTCGACGAGGCACTGGCACAGGCGCGCGACGTGCTGGTGGCCGTGCCAAGCCACGCGCTGCGCAGCACGCTCGAGAGCCTCAAGCCCCGCCTCGGCGCGACGACCCGCCTCGCCTGGGCGACCAAGGGCTTCGAGCACGAGACCGGCAAGCTGCCGCATCAGGTAGCCGCCGAGGTTCTGGGCGCGGATCGGCGCGTCGCGGTGCTCTCCGGACCCACGTTTGCACGCGAGGTCGGCGCCGGATTACCGACCGCCATGACCATCGCCGCGCGCGACGAGTCCTATGCGCGCGAACTTGCCGAGGCCGTGGCGGCACCGAATTTTCGCGCCTACACGTCCACCGACATCATCGGTGTGGAGGTGGGCGGCGCCGTCAAGAACGCGCTCGCGGTTGGCGCCGGTCTCGCTGACGGACTGGGCTTCGGCGCGAACACGCGCATTGCACTCATTACCCGCGGGCTCGCCGAAATGGTGCGCCTCGGCGTGGCGCTGGGCGGCGAGCGGGACACTTTCATGGGTCTTGCAGGACTCGGCGACCTGGTGCTGACCTGCACCGATGACCTGTCGCGCAATCGGCGCTTCGGACTGTTGCTCGCCTCGGGGCACGCGACCAACGAGGCGCTGGCGCGAATCGGCCAGGTCGTGGAGGGCTATGGCGCGGCACGCGCCGTACGTGCCGTCGCCACCCGTCACTCGGTGACCATGCCGATCATCGACGGCATCTACGCCACGCTCTACGAAGGCGTTCCCGCCCGCGAGGTCGTGCACGGCCTGATGACACGGCCGATCAAGTCGGAAACAGCCTGA
- a CDS encoding DedA family protein: MDLVSGLIDFILHLDAHLVELLRQYGIWLYGIVFFIIFAETGFVVTPWLPGDSLLFALGALAAVDDSGTLSAPLLTGLLLLAAVLGNSVNYAIGRWLGQAVYAGHYRFIKVAYLRRTEEYFARYGAMTIVIARFIPIVRTFAPFVAGIGRMAYLRFQAFNLVGAAAWIGLLLWAGYFFGNVPLVKNNFGIVTLLIIVASLVPLAFVVLRRRSDAPVARD; the protein is encoded by the coding sequence ATGGATCTTGTCAGCGGCCTGATCGATTTCATCCTGCACCTGGATGCCCATCTCGTCGAGCTGCTGCGCCAGTATGGCATCTGGCTCTATGGCATCGTCTTTTTCATTATCTTTGCTGAAACAGGATTCGTGGTGACGCCGTGGCTGCCGGGCGACTCGCTGCTGTTCGCGCTCGGCGCGCTGGCAGCCGTCGATGACAGCGGCACACTGTCTGCGCCGCTTCTGACCGGCCTGCTGCTGCTGGCCGCCGTGCTCGGCAACAGCGTCAATTACGCCATTGGACGGTGGCTTGGGCAGGCGGTCTATGCCGGTCACTACCGTTTCATCAAGGTCGCATACCTGCGTCGCACCGAGGAGTACTTCGCGCGTTACGGTGCCATGACCATCGTCATCGCGCGCTTCATTCCCATTGTGCGAACGTTTGCGCCCTTCGTCGCCGGCATCGGCCGCATGGCCTACCTGCGCTTCCAGGCGTTCAATCTTGTCGGCGCCGCCGCCTGGATCGGCCTGCTGCTGTGGGCGGGGTACTTCTTCGGCAACGTGCCGCTGGTGAAGAACAATTTCGGCATCGTCACTTTGCTCATCATCGTCGCGAGCCTCGTTCCGCTGGCATTCGTTGTGCTGCGACGCAGGAGTGATGCGCCTGTTGCCAGGGACTGA
- a CDS encoding GGDEF domain-containing protein, translating into MPAALPVEQSTDLESLDSYARLIKALLPRAALVALFDRQGQMRWSSESTVGPDLLQLVEENLANVRAEDKGIMRELHKDEAAYLNWLRDPKGALSGVIVIVVRRAGSVEHRGFGFVHSLVRPALECLARELELHNDMGALQNALSARDQDVQLLLDVSQQRDVADGANDLRTLLQSAATHLGAAVGALIVPDKSLVLIWADPQSELDRGIVARTHRQILTLVQSRRESVIANRLAGVDGERNQARIMGTPLRHASGRVVGVLALYRSPAAPGYSARDTQLGELLARRAVALIESSYDATSGLLSRPAFEQRLRGERAQGAAPASWSLLYVDVDQLHAVNENFGMHMGDRVIAQLGELIRSKLPPRGLGSRIAGDRFAIAVPSKVEAAAEFGEVLRSGAEQLSSEQGAARLFVSLSIGVAPLEEGDLAHCLAEAESACKAAKDRGRNRVELYQEADASIVRRFTDISAAGDLRAAIAENRLRLDAQLILPISDTVTHQVHFELLLRMFGEDGQTVGPDRFLSAAHRYQLMPKIDRWVLSEAIRLLQPHASELAAGKLVFTVNISGQSLLESGFCDAYVAAIESSGLPPEGLCIELTESAAVGNIEQAELFMRRLRAMGVGVALDDFGTGLSSLAYLRSLPVTMLKIDGSFVRDVVRDPRSESMVQAIAALARSMSLVTVAEYVETEELRDRIASLGVDYGQGFAIGRPTPLTDVLADLSIYSSATPVTQLPTSDETARSRRMH; encoded by the coding sequence ATGCCCGCTGCGCTACCTGTCGAGCAATCGACGGACCTCGAATCGCTCGATTCCTATGCGCGCCTGATCAAGGCGCTGCTGCCGCGTGCTGCGCTGGTGGCGCTGTTCGACCGGCAGGGGCAGATGCGCTGGAGCAGCGAGTCCACGGTCGGGCCGGATCTGCTGCAACTCGTCGAGGAAAACCTCGCAAATGTGCGCGCCGAAGACAAGGGCATCATGCGCGAGTTGCACAAGGACGAGGCCGCCTACCTCAACTGGCTGCGTGATCCCAAAGGCGCGCTGAGCGGCGTGATCGTGATCGTCGTGCGCCGCGCGGGTTCGGTGGAACACCGCGGTTTTGGATTCGTGCATTCACTCGTGCGGCCTGCACTCGAGTGCCTGGCGCGCGAACTCGAACTGCACAATGACATGGGTGCATTGCAGAATGCGCTGAGCGCGCGCGACCAGGACGTGCAACTCCTGCTCGACGTGTCGCAGCAGCGAGACGTTGCCGATGGCGCCAACGACCTGCGCACGCTGCTGCAAAGTGCGGCGACACACCTCGGTGCCGCGGTCGGAGCGTTGATCGTTCCTGACAAGAGCCTGGTGCTCATCTGGGCTGATCCGCAAAGCGAACTCGACCGGGGCATCGTTGCGCGCACGCACCGCCAGATCCTCACCCTCGTGCAGTCGCGGCGTGAATCAGTCATTGCCAATCGCCTCGCGGGCGTCGATGGCGAGCGGAACCAGGCGCGCATCATGGGCACGCCGCTGCGCCATGCCAGCGGCCGGGTCGTCGGTGTTCTTGCACTGTATCGCAGCCCGGCAGCGCCGGGCTACAGCGCACGCGACACGCAACTCGGCGAACTCCTGGCGCGCCGCGCCGTTGCATTGATCGAGAGCAGTTACGACGCAACCAGTGGTTTGCTGAGTCGGCCGGCTTTCGAGCAGCGGCTGCGCGGTGAACGTGCCCAGGGCGCCGCGCCGGCGAGCTGGAGCCTGCTCTATGTCGATGTCGATCAGTTGCATGCGGTGAACGAAAACTTTGGCATGCACATGGGCGATCGGGTCATCGCGCAACTCGGCGAGCTGATTCGATCGAAATTGCCACCGCGCGGTCTGGGTTCGCGTATCGCAGGCGACCGGTTTGCGATCGCGGTGCCGAGCAAGGTCGAAGCGGCGGCCGAATTCGGCGAAGTGCTGCGCAGTGGCGCCGAACAATTGAGTTCCGAGCAGGGCGCAGCGCGGCTGTTCGTCTCGCTCAGCATCGGTGTCGCCCCCCTCGAGGAGGGCGATCTGGCACATTGCCTGGCGGAGGCCGAGTCGGCCTGCAAGGCGGCAAAGGATCGCGGCCGCAATCGCGTCGAGCTCTATCAGGAGGCGGACGCCAGCATCGTGCGCCGCTTCACCGACATTTCCGCGGCGGGCGATTTGCGTGCGGCGATTGCAGAGAATCGTCTGCGCCTCGATGCGCAGTTGATCCTGCCAATCAGCGATACGGTCACGCATCAGGTGCATTTCGAGTTGTTGCTGCGCATGTTCGGCGAGGATGGCCAGACCGTCGGCCCGGACCGCTTCCTCTCGGCCGCGCACCGTTACCAGTTGATGCCGAAGATCGATCGCTGGGTGCTTTCCGAGGCGATTCGCCTGTTGCAACCACATGCGAGCGAGCTCGCGGCCGGCAAGCTCGTATTCACGGTGAACATCTCCGGCCAATCGCTGCTCGAGAGCGGCTTCTGCGATGCTTATGTTGCAGCCATCGAGTCGAGCGGCCTGCCGCCCGAGGGCCTGTGCATCGAGCTCACCGAGAGTGCGGCGGTTGGCAACATCGAACAAGCGGAACTTTTCATGCGGCGGCTGCGCGCCATGGGCGTAGGCGTCGCGCTGGATGATTTCGGCACCGGGTTGTCATCCCTCGCCTACCTCCGGTCGCTGCCGGTCACCATGCTGAAAATCGACGGCAGCTTCGTGCGCGACGTGGTACGCGATCCGCGCTCCGAATCGATGGTCCAGGCGATTGCAGCACTCGCCCGCAGCATGTCGCTCGTGACCGTTGCCGAGTATGTCGAGACCGAGGAATTGCGCGATCGCATCGCTTCGCTCGGCGTTGACTACGGCCAGGGCTTTGCAATCGGCCGGCCGACACCCCTCACGGATGTGCTGGCGGATCTTTCCATCTACAGCAGCGCAACACCCGTGACGCAATTGCCGACCAGCGACGAAACCGCGCGCAGCCGGCGCATGCATTGA
- a CDS encoding peptidoglycan DD-metalloendopeptidase family protein — MTWRCRWRSLLALLLAVTLCAAGARADTRDTEARLQALRERIAAVRKQLDADKAERNRLASDLREAEQAVQAVRGRLREIKDEERRLRARRDELQAERGDAQKRLDAGRERLATQMRAAYMIGRSDPLKLMFSGGESTDTNRMLRYFGYIGRARSADIDSIRAALAKLEELDRELHQEEEKLAMLADEQTQKLADLNDTREARASVLAKLDSQSSDRRQQLARLQREQAVLQRLLRELARASRDFPVDNKSPFGRLAGKLAWPVTGKLVARFGETRVGGLKWEGVLLATDRDTPIRAVHRGRIVYADWLAGLGLLVIVDHGGGYMSLYGYNDRIYKQVGEQVVAGDTIAAAGDSGGRSRPELYFEIRQGGKPVDPQRWFRTPSPPR, encoded by the coding sequence ATGACATGGCGCTGCCGCTGGCGATCGCTCCTGGCGCTGTTGCTCGCGGTGACGCTCTGCGCTGCCGGCGCTCGCGCCGACACGCGCGACACCGAAGCGCGGCTGCAGGCCTTGCGCGAGCGGATCGCGGCCGTGCGCAAGCAGCTCGATGCCGACAAGGCGGAGCGCAACCGGCTCGCGAGCGACCTACGCGAAGCCGAACAGGCCGTACAGGCCGTGCGTGGCCGCCTGCGCGAGATCAAGGACGAGGAGCGCAGGTTGCGCGCGCGCAGGGATGAGCTTCAGGCCGAGCGTGGCGATGCGCAAAAGCGCCTGGACGCCGGACGCGAGCGGCTTGCAACCCAGATGCGTGCGGCTTACATGATCGGCCGCAGCGATCCGCTGAAACTGATGTTCTCGGGCGGCGAGTCGACCGACACCAATCGCATGCTGCGTTATTTCGGCTACATCGGCCGTGCCCGCTCGGCCGACATCGACAGCATACGCGCGGCGCTCGCCAAGCTCGAGGAACTCGATCGCGAATTGCATCAAGAGGAAGAAAAGCTCGCCATGCTTGCCGACGAGCAAACGCAAAAACTCGCGGATCTCAACGACACGCGCGAAGCACGCGCCAGCGTGCTCGCCAAGCTCGACAGCCAATCCAGCGATCGCCGCCAGCAACTCGCCCGGCTGCAGCGCGAGCAGGCGGTTCTGCAGCGGCTGCTGCGCGAATTGGCGCGCGCATCGCGGGACTTTCCAGTCGACAACAAGAGCCCCTTCGGCAGGCTCGCCGGGAAACTCGCCTGGCCTGTGACAGGCAAACTGGTCGCCCGGTTCGGCGAGACCCGGGTCGGCGGACTGAAATGGGAAGGGGTGCTGCTCGCGACCGATCGCGATACTCCAATCCGCGCCGTGCATCGCGGGCGCATTGTCTACGCAGACTGGCTGGCCGGCCTCGGGCTGCTGGTCATCGTGGACCACGGCGGCGGCTACATGAGCCTTTATGGTTACAACGATCGTATCTACAAGCAGGTGGGCGAGCAGGTAGTTGCCGGCGATACCATCGCCGCCGCGGGCGACAGCGGCGGCCGGTCGCGACCGGAGCTGTATTTCGAGATTCGCCAGGGCGGCAAGCCAGTCGATCCGCAGCGCTGGTTTCGCACCCCGAGTCCGCCCCGCTGA
- a CDS encoding SDR family NAD(P)-dependent oxidoreductase encodes MQINGCCALVTGANRGIGLGFVAALLERGARKVYATARRTESLTPVTVLDRERIVPMALDVVDAEAIAAACAAASDVNLLVNNAGIVERGGFLDRPDLDGPRHEMEVNFWAQLAMIRAFAPQLADGGIIQVLSIGAVATVPYVGSYCASKFAARAMTQCVRAELAAQRTQVMAIYPGAIATDMSAQTPGPKISPHTHAHHCLAAFEAGVDEFFPDFKAQAMRDQLLRNQQPL; translated from the coding sequence GTGCAGATCAATGGCTGTTGTGCACTCGTCACGGGCGCCAATCGCGGCATAGGCCTGGGGTTTGTCGCCGCACTGCTTGAGCGTGGCGCACGAAAAGTATACGCAACGGCCAGACGTACCGAATCACTGACACCAGTGACCGTCCTCGATCGCGAGCGCATCGTGCCGATGGCGCTCGATGTCGTAGATGCCGAAGCCATCGCCGCCGCGTGTGCCGCGGCGAGTGATGTGAACCTCCTGGTCAACAACGCCGGAATCGTCGAACGCGGCGGATTCCTCGATCGCCCGGACCTCGACGGCCCGCGTCATGAAATGGAAGTGAATTTCTGGGCGCAGCTCGCGATGATACGCGCGTTCGCACCGCAGCTCGCGGATGGCGGCATCATCCAGGTGCTGTCGATCGGCGCCGTTGCAACCGTGCCCTATGTGGGCAGTTATTGCGCGAGCAAATTTGCTGCGCGCGCCATGACACAGTGCGTACGCGCCGAACTCGCGGCGCAGCGCACGCAAGTGATGGCGATCTACCCGGGCGCGATCGCCACGGACATGTCGGCGCAGACGCCGGGTCCGAAGATCTCGCCGCACACGCATGCACACCACTGCCTGGCCGCATTCGAAGCCGGGGTCGATGAGTTCTTTCCGGATTTCAAGGCGCAGGCAATGCGCGATCAGCTGTTGCGCAACCAGCAACCGCTGTAG
- a CDS encoding dihydroorotate dehydrogenase, with protein sequence MEKQSAQPGPGIALDFCGLEFSSPIVLLSGCVGFGEEYTRVAGFSNRDAGAVVLKGTTLQARTGNAPHRIYETPMGMLNAIGLQNPGARHVVERILPQLDFTETRFIANVSGSTIDEYVEVTRLFDDSPIDAIEINISCPNVKEGGVQFGNYPDMSARVVAACRKATSKPLITKLSPNQTDIVENARRCIEAGSNALAVINTVMGMAIDTLRQEAVLGNVQGGLSGPAIKPIALLKVFQVYQVAAPHGVPIIGQGGIVNARDAIEFILAGATAIGIGTGLFYDPMLLPKINAGLVEYLQSAGCSSLRELVGRANPASRASKARALGPG encoded by the coding sequence ATGGAAAAGCAGAGCGCACAGCCCGGGCCCGGTATCGCACTCGATTTCTGCGGCCTGGAATTTTCCTCGCCGATAGTGCTCCTGTCCGGTTGCGTCGGCTTCGGCGAGGAATACACGCGCGTCGCCGGCTTCTCCAATCGCGACGCCGGGGCGGTGGTCCTTAAAGGCACGACGCTGCAGGCCCGCACGGGTAACGCACCGCATCGCATATACGAAACACCGATGGGCATGTTGAATGCCATCGGGCTTCAGAATCCCGGCGCGCGCCACGTCGTCGAGCGCATACTGCCGCAACTCGATTTCACGGAAACGCGGTTCATCGCCAACGTCTCGGGCTCGACCATCGACGAATATGTCGAGGTGACGCGCCTGTTCGATGACTCGCCGATCGATGCGATCGAGATCAACATTTCCTGCCCGAACGTCAAGGAAGGCGGCGTACAGTTCGGAAACTATCCGGACATGTCAGCGCGCGTGGTCGCAGCCTGTCGCAAGGCGACGAGCAAGCCGCTGATCACCAAGTTATCGCCCAACCAGACTGACATCGTCGAGAATGCGCGCCGTTGCATCGAGGCGGGGAGCAATGCACTTGCGGTAATCAACACGGTCATGGGCATGGCCATCGACACCCTGCGCCAGGAAGCGGTGCTCGGCAACGTGCAGGGCGGTTTGTCAGGCCCGGCCATCAAGCCGATCGCGCTGCTGAAGGTGTTCCAGGTCTACCAGGTGGCGGCACCGCACGGCGTACCGATCATCGGCCAGGGTGGCATCGTCAATGCACGGGACGCCATCGAATTCATTCTCGCAGGCGCTACGGCGATTGGTATCGGCACGGGCCTTTTCTACGATCCGATGCTGTTGCCGAAGATCAATGCCGGACTCGTCGAGTATCTGCAATCGGCCGGCTGCTCGTCGCTGCGAGAACTCGTCGGCCGTGCCAACCCAGCCTCGCGAGCCAGCAAGGCGCGGGCTCTCGGCCCCGGCTGA
- the ntrC gene encoding nitrogen regulation protein NR(I): MSNAETVWLVDDDPSIRWVLERALGGVGFATRSFDTGAAMLEAIGKSSPDVVMSDIRMPGINGLELMQQLQHDHPQLPVIIMTAHADLDHAVSAYQGGAFEYLAKPFDIDHAVDLVRRAVANRSERDTPAMRSGGGTGILGKAPAMQQVFRAIGRLANSSVSVLITGETGTGKELVARALHENSPRRTAPFVALNTSAIPADLLESELFGHEKGSFTGAASQRRGRFEQADGGTLFLDEIGDMPPALQTRLLRVLAEGEFYRVGGQSRIKVDVRVIAATHQNLDQRIARGDFREDLYHRLNVVRIELPPLRERREDIPDLLLAYLQQAADELGMPSKQLTAAARDALMTYAWPGNVRELVNLCRRLTALAPGARVTAEDLPASVTGKSVAVSDHGWVQALISWAEAADARTPLLDQALPQFERALLQVALKRCHGHRQDAARLLGWGRNTLTRKAKELGI, encoded by the coding sequence ATGAGCAATGCCGAAACAGTGTGGTTGGTCGATGATGATCCTTCCATCCGCTGGGTACTGGAGCGGGCACTCGGGGGCGTCGGATTTGCAACGCGCTCGTTCGATACCGGCGCCGCCATGCTCGAAGCGATCGGCAAGTCCTCGCCGGACGTCGTCATGAGCGACATCCGCATGCCCGGCATCAACGGGCTCGAACTGATGCAGCAGCTGCAGCACGATCATCCGCAGTTGCCGGTCATCATCATGACCGCGCATGCTGATCTCGATCACGCGGTATCCGCCTACCAGGGTGGTGCATTCGAATATCTCGCCAAGCCCTTCGACATCGATCACGCCGTCGATCTGGTGCGTCGCGCCGTTGCCAATCGTAGCGAGCGGGACACCCCCGCGATGCGCAGCGGCGGCGGCACTGGCATCCTCGGCAAGGCGCCGGCGATGCAGCAGGTCTTTCGCGCCATTGGCCGACTCGCGAATTCATCGGTCAGTGTGCTGATAACCGGCGAGACCGGTACCGGCAAGGAACTGGTTGCGAGGGCATTGCACGAGAACAGCCCGCGCCGCACCGCGCCCTTCGTTGCGCTCAACACTTCGGCCATTCCCGCGGACCTGCTCGAATCGGAATTGTTCGGTCACGAGAAAGGCTCCTTCACGGGCGCCGCGAGTCAGCGCCGCGGCCGATTCGAACAGGCCGACGGTGGCACCCTGTTCCTCGATGAAATAGGCGACATGCCGCCGGCGCTGCAGACACGCCTGCTGCGTGTGCTCGCCGAAGGCGAGTTCTACCGCGTCGGCGGACAGTCACGCATCAAAGTCGATGTCCGGGTGATCGCAGCGACGCACCAGAACCTCGATCAACGCATCGCGCGCGGCGATTTCCGCGAGGATCTCTACCACCGACTGAACGTCGTACGCATCGAACTTCCGCCATTGCGTGAGCGGCGCGAGGACATTCCGGACCTGTTGCTGGCCTATCTGCAGCAGGCCGCCGATGAACTCGGCATGCCGTCCAAACAACTGACCGCGGCGGCTCGCGATGCGTTGATGACCTACGCCTGGCCGGGCAATGTCCGCGAACTGGTGAATCTGTGTCGACGTTTGACAGCGCTGGCGCCGGGCGCCCGGGTTACGGCCGAGGACCTGCCCGCAAGCGTTACGGGTAAGAGCGTCGCGGTTTCCGACCATGGCTGGGTGCAGGCGCTGATTTCCTGGGCCGAGGCGGCCGACGCCCGGACGCCTCTACTCGATCAGGCCCTGCCGCAATTCGAGCGGGCACTTCTGCAGGTGGCACTGAAGCGCTGCCACGGCCACCGGCAGGACGCGGCACGGCTGCTGGGTTGGGGTCGCAATACCCTGACCCGCAAGGCGAAGGAACTCGGGATCTAG